CCGGCCGGGAGCCCGGCGACCTCACCCGGTTGGCCTGGGCGCTTCACCATTACGTCGCCCGGCGCACGGTCATTACGGAAGAGGTGGATGAAGAACCCGAGCACGCGGACGGTCAGGAGGAGACGTCGGCGGCCCAGCAGACGCTGCGCCAGCAGACCCTTCACCGGATGTTCGGCCCCCTGGTGCCGTTATGGCTGGAGTACGCGCCCCTCGTCCGGGAGGTCATCCCCCTCCTGGCAAAAGAGGCCGGACCAATCGACACGGACCTGGCCCTGGACGCCTGGGAGACCGCCCTGAGTTACCTTCCCCGGGATGTGGAACTGGTGTTCCCCTCGCGCTATTCCTGGGGCAAGGTGGACCCGCGGGATCTGCTCAGCCACCTGCAGCCCCTCACGCCCGCAGATCGGTGGACGTCCGAGCACCGTCAGCGCGTCTGGACCCTGAGCGTGTACGCGGACCGCGCCTTTCCCCGGTTGCCCCGCTCCCGACCGGACGTCGACCTGCTGATCGAGGCGGAACGGCACGGCTGGGCGACCCGGCATGACCTGCTCGACACGCTGATCGGCCCCCGGCCGGATGACGCCGGCTACTACCATGGTGGCTTCAGTGACCTGCGAACCTACACGTCCCGGACGCTCCGCGAAGACCTGCCCACCAGCCCAGGCTGGCTCGCGGCGGTCGATGAAGTCCGGGCGCGGGTGGTGGACGTGGAACTCTCGCGTGGTGACCTGGAAACACCAGCCACGAAGGCGGCCCTCAGCCTGCAAAGCATTCAGGGGGCGGACCGGGTGTTGCGCCTTCTCGCCGGCATGGGCAAAAACCCCTTGCGGCGAGGGTATATCGGGCACAGCGAAAGTCGGGACGCGGCCTACAGCCACCTGATCCGCGTCGCTTTTCCCTCGCCGGAAGACACCCCCACCACTTTTGCCCGGGAAGTGAAGACCCTCGGCCTGAAAGCGGCCCGGCTGCTGGACCTGGCGATGTTCGCCCCCCAGTGGGCGCCGCTCGTGGCAGACACCCTGGGCTGGAAGGGCCTGCAGGACGGTGTGTACTGGCTGCACGCTCACACCAAGGACAACAGCTGGAGCGTGCCGGAGGAGGTGCGCACGGCCTGGGAGGCGGAGATCAGCGAGCGGACCCCTCTGGGTGCCCAGGCGCTCACGGAAGGTGCGGTTGATGTCGCCTGGTTCCGCCGGATGTACCGGGCCCTCGGATCGGAGCACTTCGGCCAACTGCTGGGCGCCGCGAAGTACGCCTCAAGCAGTGGCGGGCACAAGCGCGCCGAACTGTTCGCGCAGGCGCTGCTCGGGAAGCTTCAGGAGCAGGACGTGCGGGCGCGCGTGACTGAGAAGCGCAACCAGGACGCGGTGCGGGCCCTGGGCCTGCTGCCCCTGAGCCGGAGCAAGGCCGCGGGCGCCCGGGAACTCGAGGACCGCTACCGTCTTCTCTCGGACTTCCGGAAAGGGGCCCGGCAGTTCGGTGCCCAGCGGCAGGCCAGCGAACGCCTCGCCGCAGACATCGGGATGCAGAACCTCGCCCGCACCGCCGGGTACGCCGACCCTCAGCGCCTGACCTGGGCGATGGAGGCACGCCTGGCCCCGGACTGGCGGCAGGAAGTGGAAGTCGACGGGGTCACGGTCGGCATCGACCTCACCCCGAGCGGGCAGACGAGCCTCCGGGTGCAGCGAGGCGAGAAAGTCCTGAAGAACCTTCCTCCTGCTGTGAAGAAGCATCCCCAGGTGGTGCAGCTTAAGGAGGTCGTGAGTGAGCTGTCTGCCACCCAGGGGCGGATGCGCGCTGCGCTGGAGGAGGCTATGGTCCGCGGCGACCACTTCCAGCCGCAGGAACTGCGTGACCTGGCCCGGCATCCTGTCATCGCGCCGATGCTTCACGCCCTGGTGTGGGTGCTCAACGAGCAGGCCCTCGGCTGGTGGCGGGAGGACATCCTGCAGACCCTGGACGGGGAGTTTGGAGTCGCCGATCAGGCCTTGCGCCTCGCTCACCCGCACGACCTCTTCCTGGACGGCCACTGGCCGGCCTTTCAGGCCCAGGTCATGACCCTGGGCGTGACGCAGCCTTTCAAACAGGTGTTCCGTGAGTACTACCCGCTCACCGCGGCGGAGAAGGACGCCTTCCGGAGCACACGCTACGACGGTCACCACGTTCAACCCACCCAGGCTGCGGCGCTGCTGAAATCACGTGGATGGGTGACTGTTCCGGAAGAGGGCGTGCGCAAGACCTATCACGCCGAAGGACTCAACGTCTGGGTCGACAGCTCCCTCGGGTACTACACCCCGAACGAAGTCGAAGGTACGCCCTTGCACGCGGTGTACTTCGTACGGCGGGACGAGACGCAGCCCATGCCCCTGGCTGACGTGCCTCCCCGCCTGTTCAGTGAGACTCTGCGCGACCTGGACCTGGTGGTCAGCGTGGCGCACGTCGGTGGTATGGATCCGGAGGCGAGTCAGAGCACCCTGGAGATGCGCGCCTGTCTCCTGCGCGAGACCTTGCGCCTTCTGAAGCTTTCGAATGTTCGTCTGGAGCATGGCCACGCCCTGATCCAGGGTCATCACGCGAGCTACACGGTTCATCTCGGGTCCGGCACGGTCCACCGGCAGCCGGGCGGTTTCCTGTGCATCGTGCCCGTCCACAACGCCCACGCGGGCCGCGTGTTCCTGCCGTTCGCCGATCCCGATCCACGGACGGCTGAGGTGGTGAGTAAAGTCCTGCTGCTCGCCGAAGACCGCAAGATTCAGGACCCGACCATCCTGGAGCAGCTCACTTGAAAAGACGGCTCCCCTGTACAGGCCGCAAAGTTAGGGGTTCATTGTGCAGGTGTGGGTACGCGACCCCATCGACATCAAATGTCAGCAATCTGGTTGAATGACAGCACACACTTCGGAGACATGCGTCTGAACCTGCTCCAGCGACGCATCACCGACATTCAGCAGGTACGAAAGCAGCTCGACCTTCCGGGCGACCCTACTTTCAGCCTGACAAGCTGACCACTGAAGGTCAAGCTGCGGCCGCCCAGCGAGGCGATGACCAGCTGGGCAGGAAGGTGGCGTTCCACCGAGGATGATGTCGATCCTAATTCACTGATGGCCAGCTTGACGGCACTGCCCGATATTGAGGAGGCATTCCTTCCCTCGAACCTTGGACCCCTGTAAGGACGTATCGATAAAGCTGGGGTCGCTTACTTAGGGCTCAAGTCCCCGTGGTCAACAGGTCGGCGCCCTGCACAGCCCGGCCAGCCGCGCATCTCCTCCGGGTCGTTCACCTTGCGGAAGGCCTTCAAGGACGTACTGATCAGCGCGTGCGGTTCCAATAGCGCTCCGGGACAATCATCAACGCGTGCCCCTACCTGCCCACCCGCGTGTCTGCATGAGCCGGGTCTGGGTCGAGTTGTTCTCCAATGGGAGTCCGAGATTCTCGCCCTGTGTGGCGGCCGCTGAGGCGCGTGTGTTAGTTCGGGCCGTCTAGATCGATGGGCGGTTGCGGGAGGAGGCCCGGGTGGTGACGGGCCTCCAGAGTTGCACTGAACTGTCTGCTTCGGTCCGTGGCGAGCAGACGACGGATTCCGGACAGCTCACGAAGTCCACCGCTCAGGAGGTGCTCGAGTGGCACACAACCATCGAAGGGCGGCCGACCATTTGGTCGGGCGAACCAGGTGCTAGTCGCGTAGTCGCTATACAGGACGAGCAGGGCGTAGATGGTCCCCACCATCAGGGACAGGCGCATGATCTGATCTTTTGTCAGGGTCGGGCATTCTTCACGTACTGCACAACTGAATTTCAACAGCTTAAATCTAGCTTTATCTTCTCTCATCAAGTACAACTGAAGCACTCAAAAGACGGGTCGGCGACGTGAGCTGCGCACCGTAATCGCAAGCCTACCGCAGCTGCCTGCATTGATCAGCCCGCTGGACTGGAGGTACTTCATGCGTGGAACGTTCCCACTTGTTTTCTTTGGGCTGCCCACCCTATGTCTGATCTTGGCCGCCTGCGGTCGGGGTACCTCGCCCGTCGCTCAGATACCCATCGCCATGGATCAGACAGCAAGATTACAAACCCAGACATTCTCAGGGAAAAACGGCAAACTCGCCTTTTATGGCGTTGGCTTGAATGATCCCAGTGATGACGAGTACGGCACTGACATCTTCACTGTAAACCCTGATGGATCTGACCTGAAAAATCTAACCCAGGGGGTTGGAAACAACTTCAATCCGGTGTGGTCACCCGACGGAAAAAAGATTGCGTTTATCGCTAACCGCCCTGGTCCTGACAGCCCTGGTCCTTATAACGGCGCACTTTACACGATGAATAGTGATGGGACGGATCAAGTCAACCTGACTGGTGAAGGGTGGGGAGTGTTTCACGCTTCCTGGTCACCAGACGGGCGGAAACTTGTCTACAGCGCCATCGGTAATGGTGGTATCAACGGTCTTTATGTAATGAACGCGGACGGCACGGCAAAAACCCGCTTAGCCATTCCAGCTGCGAGCCATTCCGAAGCAAGGTACATGTCCCCCGTCTGGTCCAGTGATGCACAGAGGATTGCTTACGTTTCAGTCAACCCGAGTGCTGGACCAGATGGTCCTGCTGATATCTACATCTCAAGCCCCGATGGATTGAAGTCAGAAAAAGTAGCTTCCATGGCTTACGGTGGCCTCGGCGGTACCTCACTTTCCTGGTCACCTGATGGCCAGAAGCTCCTTATATCTCATGGGGGGATATACACATTACAGGTCACTCCTGGTAGCCAGCCGCAGCGAATTCCTATGCCAGTGAGTGCGGGACATGCCGTCTGGTCTCCGGATGGGAATAAGCTCCTGGTTTCTGTAGAGGTTGAACGCTCAAATCACCCAGGCTGGTTTACAGGCTGGTTTGTCACCAATGCAGATGGGAGTAATCCTGTCCATGTTCCTTTGTATATGGGGCGCCCGGACTGGCAAGCCCTGCCGCTCGCGACCCGATTCAACTTCACCGGGTTCCTCCCGCCTGTGACTAACCTTCCTGGCCTGACTACCCGACAGCCGGGTGCTGCACTTCCCGTGAAATTCAGGCTCGGCGGCAACCAGGGCCTCAACATTCTTGCTGCGGGGTATCCCAGGGTCATCAGCGTCCCTTGTCACGCACCACTCGCTGGAGGCGGTGCGGAAGCTTCCGCTGAGAGCGCCGCGGGATTAACTTACGATGCTATGAGTGCGACTTACACCTACGTCTGGAAGACCAGTAAGAGTGCGAAGGGATGCGATCGTTTCGTCCTAAGACTCATTGACGACAGCGTGCACCAGTTCGTCGTGCGTTACCGGTAGTAATTCAGTCCTGCAGTGGCCACGGATACCCCCAGAAACATGAGGGACAAATTCCAAGTCATTTGTAGGCGTGACATCCTCCTGTTCGGATCCCGGTAGAGGTTTGTCTTGAGGTTAGGGGAAGGAGCCTTAGGTGGTGAGATCTCTAGGGTTCAAGCCTGGGAAGACATGGGCATGCCTTACGCGTGCCTTGTGCGGATCCGTGTCAGGAGTGGTCTGGGCTGGTCATGTGCCTCGTTGGATGGGGGAAAATGACGTGCTCATCGTGGTCGGAGCCCTGGAATCAGGGGAGAGCTTCCACCTACGGATCAGAAGGCCAGGGGTTCGAATCCCTTCGGGCACACCAAAAGAAAGTCCGCTGAAAGGCGGGCTTTTTGCTATTTCTGGCGCACCAGCTGCCAACGGCTGAGGCCGTTGACATCTACGCGGCAACTACGGGGGCATTATTGATAACGGCAAAGGTTTGCCCTGCTCCGGTCCAGAACCATCGGGCGTCAAGCTCATCAGGACGCCTGTGGCTTTACAGCCATCTATGCGAAGTCCACCCTGATCACCAGGCGCGGCTTTCCAGGAGTTACCGCCCAACAAGGCCCCACGTCCTCCCTTCGCCGGAAGTGTGGGGCCCTCGCCTGTCTGGCCTGCAGCGCTTAAGTGTTGCGGATGGGCTGCGGGACAGCTGCCCGCATCGTCAGGTGCCGCAGAACGTGCGGTAGCAGGCTGTCACCTCCGCACCGGCAGGTTCGGTGTATTCGGCCTGGTCCGGGGTCTCGTCGTAAGGCCGCCTAAGCGCCGTCAGCAGGCGCCTGAAGGGGGCGAGATCTTCCTGTTCGGAAGCCGCTGACAACGCTTCCTCAACCCGATGGTTGCGTGGGATGACCGCCGGGTTGACGCGGCGCATGCGCTCAGCCCGTTCGCTCCATTCCGGAGCACGCCCGCCTTCGCTCTCGCTGCGTGATCGCCAGCGGGCGAGCCATGCATCGGGCGCCTGCGGTTGGGGGAACAGGGAGCGAAGCGGCATTTCGTTTCCGTCCGCCGCATCTGCAAGCCGGCGCCACCCGAGGGTGAAGTCCACCCCATGTTCGTGCAGCAGCGTCAACCAGTCAGCCGCGAGCGCGCGGTCCAGCTCATCGTCGCCACCCTCGCCACCTTGCAGGCCCAGCTTCTCTCTCTGGCCTTTGAGCAGCGCGGCGGCATACCACCCGGGGAAGGCATCAATCAGCTCGGTCGCCTGGCCGACGGCTTTCGATACGGCGTCCCCACCCTCCTCTCCGGCGATGAGCGGCAGCAGGGTCTCGGCCAGCCGTGCAAGGCTCCAGCGAGCAATCAGCGGCTGATTGCTGTAGGCGTAGCGCCCACCATGGTCAATGGAGCTGAACACCGCGTCTGGGTTGTACGATTCCATGAAGGCACACGGTCCGTAGTCGATTGTCTCGCCGGAAATCGTCACATTGTCGGTGTTCATCACGCCGTGAATGAATCCGACATTCATCCACCCTGCAATGAGGGCCGCTTGCCGCTGCGCCACACGCCGGAGCAGGGCAAGATACCGGTCGGTGGTATCGGCGAGGTCCGGGTCATGCCGGGCAATGGCGTAGTCAGCGAGCTGGCGGACCCGCTGCGTTTCGCGGCGTGCGCTGAAGAACTCGAATGTGCCTACGCGCAGATGGCTCGCCGCCACGCGGGTGAGAACGGCACCCGGCAGAAGCTGCTGGCGGTAGACAGGCTCGCCCGTGCCCGCCACGGCCAGTGCCCGTGTGGTTGGGATTCCGAGCGCATGCATGGCTTCGCCGATCAGCACCTCACGTAACATGGGACCAATGGCCGCCTTGCCGTCGCCCCCCCTCGAGAACGGTGTGCGGCCCGAGCCCTTGAGTACGATGTCGCGGCGGTGTCCAAGCCGGTCGATGACCTCACCTAACAGCAAGGCGCGCCCGTCGCCCAGCTGAGGTGAGAATGCGCCGAACTGGTGCCCGGCATAGGCCTGGGCGAGCGGTTCGGCCCCCTCAGGAACTTGGTTGCCGGCAAAGATGGCGGCGCCTTCGGGTCCGCCCAGCACTTCGGGATCCAGCCCCAGTTCCAGGGCCAGTTCCCGGTTGAAGAACAGCAGGCTCGGTGAAGGAACGGAAGCCGGCTTCCAGGGCGCGTAGAAGCCCTGCAGGTCCCGCGCATAGGTGTTGTCGAATCGAAAAGTCGTGGCAGACATGTCAAATAGTCTGACGTCCGCCCAACGTCTTGCCGAACTCAGCTCACAGTCCCAGATTCATGAGACATTGTCGCTTTCCGATTCCACACTCACACTTTGCAGGCCAAGGTTGACGTTCCACCACATTGACCCCAGCACTTTTTTGACCATGCAGGCGGTCACTGGCATACCTTCGAACCGTATCAAGAAGTCATTTCCAGATAGACCTTGCTGGAAGAGGAGTATTCGAAGATCTATTGACGACAGGTACACCACGTGCACGGCTGTTGCATGTGGCCGGCTCCCCGGTATCGAAGCCAAAACCGGACGATTGACAGGGCGGCCCCAGGAAAAGGTGCCGGGGGCACGGGAAGCACCTCCCAGCTCCAAACGGGTTTCTTGAGCGGGCCGGGCAAAGGGAAACCGACCACCAGGACAGTTATCGGCTTAAATCACGAGCTAAGGAAGCGCTCCCTTCACCTGACGGCTTAAGCCAGCGGGTCGAGGCCCACCCGCTGCCGGTACGCCGCAATGGGCCAGGCCTGCCCGCCGCCCTGGCGCACCCACTCGATGTCGCCTGCCGCCGTGCGCTGGAACTGGAACGGCTCACCGACCGAACCGAAGCCAGCCTCCGGTTTGGGAATCAATGTGTCGGCGTCCACCACGGTTAATTCCGTGACACTCAGCGCAGGGTTGCCCAGCGGGGC
The window above is part of the Deinococcus malanensis genome. Proteins encoded here:
- a CDS encoding protein adenylyltransferase SelO, whose amino-acid sequence is MSATTFRFDNTYARDLQGFYAPWKPASVPSPSLLFFNRELALELGLDPEVLGGPEGAAIFAGNQVPEGAEPLAQAYAGHQFGAFSPQLGDGRALLLGEVIDRLGHRRDIVLKGSGRTPFSRGGDGKAAIGPMLREVLIGEAMHALGIPTTRALAVAGTGEPVYRQQLLPGAVLTRVAASHLRVGTFEFFSARRETQRVRQLADYAIARHDPDLADTTDRYLALLRRVAQRQAALIAGWMNVGFIHGVMNTDNVTISGETIDYGPCAFMESYNPDAVFSSIDHGGRYAYSNQPLIARWSLARLAETLLPLIAGEEGGDAVSKAVGQATELIDAFPGWYAAALLKGQREKLGLQGGEGGDDELDRALAADWLTLLHEHGVDFTLGWRRLADAADGNEMPLRSLFPQPQAPDAWLARWRSRSESEGGRAPEWSERAERMRRVNPAVIPRNHRVEEALSAASEQEDLAPFRRLLTALRRPYDETPDQAEYTEPAGAEVTACYRTFCGT
- a CDS encoding DUF4132 domain-containing protein, whose translation is MDTEAALTQARQPWKKAFLERTELLPPDLAALTRRLVQDNRDHQQRAQDLDALAVLLHSSDSVLRQALTDLFFPQFSGTAQRTLEALLHRHPYAQGYDRRAFRAPGHRLHAERAANWLWTTWQVTRDYPQDLAWFTVHAGLLPSWRAQGLGLLFAQALDDHDDTVFSILRDTAGTQHPVARMGRHVPQALLASARPEAWTLAEGLLLAAQRQEGLRQVIFETVDEAHPQAFLRFLHLILREDLLRFAACLRAVDVWFGLAYDVTDVKLVRGLLGQALGYLEDPSGARSAVQNGSGHDTYLALFTLAMHDAVEAARLARTLLSDRDPARRMAAAQVLNATQQLEPDDLPRLLADPDVRLGALAATRVNRWHAQPDTGGLTFEALVGYAARLGVNATHDSLLFPWLGQVPARADILDTLPALLGDRPFTAFAPHLSGMSSGGKTSALQLLKARQAQHALDAPTRDLLMTLLQDRNPSVAEEAVKVAADLTLAPEETEVVLVLLKRRSADLRRGLIRLLARDAQGASVNAAHLLATRNTEQRQAGLQLLLETGGAVPEHFQPGNTTEEILYARLTQPETALTLDNGLGLFDPDAVAAIPTLQPREHDYARDVRRGAEHLKALDDLIHAHRETPVTGAGWDGQTTVLLGNISPRMLRREETPLTDLWRDWWAGRPGREPGDLTRLAWALHHYVARRTVITEEVDEEPEHADGQEETSAAQQTLRQQTLHRMFGPLVPLWLEYAPLVREVIPLLAKEAGPIDTDLALDAWETALSYLPRDVELVFPSRYSWGKVDPRDLLSHLQPLTPADRWTSEHRQRVWTLSVYADRAFPRLPRSRPDVDLLIEAERHGWATRHDLLDTLIGPRPDDAGYYHGGFSDLRTYTSRTLREDLPTSPGWLAAVDEVRARVVDVELSRGDLETPATKAALSLQSIQGADRVLRLLAGMGKNPLRRGYIGHSESRDAAYSHLIRVAFPSPEDTPTTFAREVKTLGLKAARLLDLAMFAPQWAPLVADTLGWKGLQDGVYWLHAHTKDNSWSVPEEVRTAWEAEISERTPLGAQALTEGAVDVAWFRRMYRALGSEHFGQLLGAAKYASSSGGHKRAELFAQALLGKLQEQDVRARVTEKRNQDAVRALGLLPLSRSKAAGARELEDRYRLLSDFRKGARQFGAQRQASERLAADIGMQNLARTAGYADPQRLTWAMEARLAPDWRQEVEVDGVTVGIDLTPSGQTSLRVQRGEKVLKNLPPAVKKHPQVVQLKEVVSELSATQGRMRAALEEAMVRGDHFQPQELRDLARHPVIAPMLHALVWVLNEQALGWWREDILQTLDGEFGVADQALRLAHPHDLFLDGHWPAFQAQVMTLGVTQPFKQVFREYYPLTAAEKDAFRSTRYDGHHVQPTQAAALLKSRGWVTVPEEGVRKTYHAEGLNVWVDSSLGYYTPNEVEGTPLHAVYFVRRDETQPMPLADVPPRLFSETLRDLDLVVSVAHVGGMDPEASQSTLEMRACLLRETLRLLKLSNVRLEHGHALIQGHHASYTVHLGSGTVHRQPGGFLCIVPVHNAHAGRVFLPFADPDPRTAEVVSKVLLLAEDRKIQDPTILEQLT
- a CDS encoding PxKF domain-containing protein, whose protein sequence is MDQTARLQTQTFSGKNGKLAFYGVGLNDPSDDEYGTDIFTVNPDGSDLKNLTQGVGNNFNPVWSPDGKKIAFIANRPGPDSPGPYNGALYTMNSDGTDQVNLTGEGWGVFHASWSPDGRKLVYSAIGNGGINGLYVMNADGTAKTRLAIPAASHSEARYMSPVWSSDAQRIAYVSVNPSAGPDGPADIYISSPDGLKSEKVASMAYGGLGGTSLSWSPDGQKLLISHGGIYTLQVTPGSQPQRIPMPVSAGHAVWSPDGNKLLVSVEVERSNHPGWFTGWFVTNADGSNPVHVPLYMGRPDWQALPLATRFNFTGFLPPVTNLPGLTTRQPGAALPVKFRLGGNQGLNILAAGYPRVISVPCHAPLAGGGAEASAESAAGLTYDAMSATYTYVWKTSKSAKGCDRFVLRLIDDSVHQFVVRYR